CCGGCGCAATCCGGTGCGATCCAAGCAAAGAGCAACACTGACCTCGGAATGCGGTGGCGTATTGCGAACAACGAGGTCCGCTACAACCACGGAGTCGGCATCAAGATCGGCGCTGCCAACGTCGTCGAGCAGAATCGTGTACACAGCAACGGCCAGCTTGGCATCGGGACCGGGCCTGGCGGATTCGACAATATCATTCGCGACAACGAGGTCTACGGAAATACGACGCTCGGATTCGTCCAAGGATTTGAAACCGGGGGGATGAAACTCACCACGCAGACCCGCCTGACGGTCGAAAGAAACGTCGTGCGCGACAATTTCGGACCCGGGATTTGGACCGACATTGACAACATCGACGTGACGATTGCGAGCAACTTCGTGGAGAATAACTTCGGACCCGGGATATTTCATGAGATCAGCTATCGGGCTGTCATCAAGGACAACACGGTGTCGGGCAACGGGTTCGGTTGGACGCAATGGCTGTATGGAGCCGGGATTCTGATAGCTCATTCGCGCGATGTCGAAGTCACCGGCAACGTAGTAAGGGACAATCGCCTCGGCATCGTCGGAATTCAACAGGACCGCGGAAGCGGTGCGTATGGTGACCGCGAACTACGAGATCTCTTCGTTCACGACAACATCATCGTGGCGACTGAAGGTTCGACCGGCATCGGGCAAGACATCGGCGTCGAGGCGGTGTTTTCGAAATGGGGCAACCGCTTCGAGTCGAACACATACTATGTGGATGTCGAACGATATTTCCGCTGGCGCGGGGAAGTTTTTGACTTTGCAACGTGGAACGACTTTGGCAACGACAGTGAAGGTCGCGTGCTCCCCGCTAACGGCTTCGACGGTTGAACCACTGGTGCGGTGCAAACGGACCGCCTTGTTTAAACGTCCTCGGAGCGACGATCCCGTCGGAGATACCTGCGACGGCTAAGTAGTTTCCAAAAATATGGCCCGCGTAGCTTCGGATGATGTGGGTGCAGCTGCTCACCCCAATAGACAAGCATTACCGTTGATGGGAAGACGACGTGACGCCACCATCTCAGCGCTTCAAGAACTCGGCCAGTCGCCAGAAACGGAATGAATTGTTGGCGACGATGGTGATCAACCCTGCCTTGGGAACCACCCAACCGGATGTGGGACGGCCACACACGCCGGGCAACGACATGCCGCCAGCCGCGAACTGCTTTCGTCGGGTGGATCACCTGTGCAAGGTCGTCCTCGACCACATCCATCACGAACGTGAAAAGCGAGCTGTAGCCTTGGGCGCTGATCATCTTTTGGAGCAGTTCACGATCCAATTTCGGATCGGTGCAAAGTCGCAAAAGATCGCAATGGCCGATGAGGAAAGAGAACCGGTCCTTCAGCTCGTGCAGCATCATTTGGAGCGCTGCCGCCTCGAGACCGAACACCTCGACATCAATACCAGCAATGTCAACGACCTCGGTGGAGTCCCACACGAGGTCCGGTTCACGTAGTTCCAGCCCGACCTTGAACGGGTCGACATGCAGATCGATCCACACACCATCAAGCTGGATGTCGATCGAATCAAGAACACCTGCGTCGGAGAGACGCTGGGCGTTGTTCGCCAGAGAGTGGGCGGGGTCGAGGCGCTCAACGAGTTCTCCGAATCGTGCTCTCGACTCCGGGGCCACCGCGATGTCGAGATCGGTGTACGGCCGCAACCCAGAAACTCTGTAGAGCTGGTATTCGAGTGCCGCGCCTTTAAAGAGAACAAGCCGAACGTCGATCGACCGCGCAATCTCAAGCACCTTTGGCAGAACCGCAACGATTTTCGCTTCCCTGGAGCGGGATCGGACCTGGCCGATCGCGATGCGCTTTTTCTGTACTTCGTCGAGCGCTACATCGCCGCTACGCGTGGCCTGCCACAATAGACCGAGCATGCGCTGATCGGCGGCGGCAGCCACCAAAGCGGCAGGATCACGAGCCGCACGCGGTTTGCGTCCCACTGCCAAGTCGATCAGCAACGGCTCTACCTCTGTCAAGACCACCTCACCCGCTCTTGTTCCAGTGTCGGGATCATCGGCCGGCGAGCCGAGCAGATGAACTCCGACTGATTCGTCAAGACTCGGTCCAGGATACCCGATAGTGTAAAAGTCGGTGGCTGGCTTTCCGAACAATTGGACCGTAGCTACCCTTCGTCAGCGATCCAACGATGTGGAGTCATGGAAACTTTCGATACGAATCGTCCTCTCGAACCGACCGTGACCGCTGCTGTTCTCAGATACCGGTGGCTGGTCCTATTCGCAACCGTGCTGGGAGTGGCAGCGGCGATTTTCTACGCTACGTCGACGTATGTCGAGCGCTATGAAGCACAGGCAACGATGTCTGTGCAAGACCCCACAGCTTCGATTCTCTTCGACTCCGGAGGAGCGATTCGTCGCACGGACTACGTCAGTGACCAGATCGAGATCCTTCGCTCGTCGGAGATCGCTAACCGCGCCGCATCTCTCGCTTCGGGAGTCGACGGCATCGATTTAACTCCATCTGACATCGCGCGGGGCCTCAGCGTTTCTAACTCGCAGGGGTCGAGCCTTGTCTTCATCGTACTGCACGCTGATACTGCGCTCGAGGCCGCAGCGAGCGCGAACGCCATCGTTGTTGCGTACCGAGACCTTCTCAAAGAGGAGTTTCAGACGACGTTTGCAGACTCGGTTGAAGTCCTTGACGACCGCGTGGCGGAACTCAACCAGCAGATCGATGACAACCAGCGAAGCATCGCTGCAATCACCAATATTCCAAACGCCCAGACAACCGAACTAGAGGTCTTCTTGGCAAACTCGGTGCCCCGGCTACTCACGTTGTATGACGCACTTCTGGTGGAGTCAGATCCAGAGCTGAGGTCCGAACTACGCCAGCAGGTGGCGGACATCAATGGCCAGATTTCAACGATCACGTCCATCCAACGTCTCACGCAAGCGGACTCCGTACTGGTAGATCTGCTGCAACGGCAAACACGACTGATCGACCGAGCACAAGCTCTTGAGGAGCGCCGGGAAACCCGTGAGATCGATCGTCTGCTGCTCGGCGACGGGGTGACAATTTCGACCAAAGCCGAGGGTGCCCGTCAACTGCCTTCTAACCAAAGCAAACTCGCCGTGATGGGCGGATTGGTGGGCTTTGTCGCGGCCGCATCTCTGGCCTACAGCCTCACGCTGCGCAATCGCGTGTTCTCCTCCAAGAACGAACCCGAGCCGGTTCTCGCCGCCCCGCTCATCGCCGAAATCCCAAACTTCCGGCACGAAGGTATCAAGTCGGCGCTCCCCGTCCGTGTCGCACCGCGTTCAGCAAGCGCCGAGTCGTTCCGCTTCGCCGCGGCTGCGCTGGACGCACGAATGAACGCCGATCCACTGGACCACGGCCTGGTTCTAGGGGTGACTTCGTCATCGATCAGCG
The Acidobacteriota bacterium DNA segment above includes these coding regions:
- a CDS encoding right-handed parallel beta-helix repeat-containing protein yields the protein MDVVAVVAESPGGASFVFAPGIYRNLSIRPKDSTSFFAQPGAILNGSTPISAFSRSGNLWVATGITAQGRVHGNCKDDFPMCSRPEDVYIDSVLSRQVEDVADVEPGTFHLDYETGTLTIGDDPNGRMVELTTTEFAFFGTASDVTIDGFVIEKYANPAQSGAIQAKSNTDLGMRWRIANNEVRYNHGVGIKIGAANVVEQNRVHSNGQLGIGTGPGGFDNIIRDNEVYGNTTLGFVQGFETGGMKLTTQTRLTVERNVVRDNFGPGIWTDIDNIDVTIASNFVENNFGPGIFHEISYRAVIKDNTVSGNGFGWTQWLYGAGILIAHSRDVEVTGNVVRDNRLGIVGIQQDRGSGAYGDRELRDLFVHDNIIVATEGSTGIGQDIGVEAVFSKWGNRFESNTYYVDVERYFRWRGEVFDFATWNDFGNDSEGRVLPANGFDG
- a CDS encoding nucleotidyltransferase family protein; the encoded protein is MTEVEPLLIDLAVGRKPRAARDPAALVAAAADQRMLGLLWQATRSGDVALDEVQKKRIAIGQVRSRSREAKIVAVLPKVLEIARSIDVRLVLFKGAALEYQLYRVSGLRPYTDLDIAVAPESRARFGELVERLDPAHSLANNAQRLSDAGVLDSIDIQLDGVWIDLHVDPFKVGLELREPDLVWDSTEVVDIAGIDVEVFGLEAAALQMMLHELKDRFSFLIGHCDLLRLCTDPKLDRELLQKMISAQGYSSLFTFVMDVVEDDLAQVIHPTKAVRGWRHVVARRVWPSHIRLGGSQGRVDHHRRQQFIPFLATGRVLEALRWWRHVVFPSTVMLVYWGEQLHPHHPKLRGPYFWKLLSRRRYLRRDRRSEDV